The Pectinophora gossypiella chromosome 10, ilPecGoss1.1, whole genome shotgun sequence genome contains a region encoding:
- the LOC126370276 gene encoding leucine-rich repeat and coiled-coil domain-containing protein 1 isoform X2: MSEPSQVQQTGGGEGVQLCNTSSNCSSDTKSTDTKVEEAKKDSGSMTEVAAAATDAATVAPPAEPAASPATDNQSNGDAKDTKREQELLKKIEELEKIKNQRSEDGLRLELKVREEEIDLLKARVKNLETELQAALSKPTGKNQEIIDSIKQQHEELLSKARGMIFDKTKMVKNQELQIEALTTQVQSLKDINQITKDLLEIRNGEVKAMEERFQAMDARFKAEKERHSLVLQRAQTSTNINDDLRKEYETQLAIFKELRERYEQKVAALVAENNRLKASLQAPSTS, encoded by the exons ATG TCTGAGCCTTCTCAAGTGCAGCAAACGGGCGGCGGGGAGGGCGTGCAGCTATGCAACACTTCTTCAAACTGTAGTAGCGATACTAAGTCC ACAGACACAAAAGTAGAAGAGGCGAAGAAGGACTCGGGGTCCATGACAGAAGTGGCTGCGGCAGCCACAGACGCAGCCACTGTCGCGCCTCCAGCAGAGCCGGCAGCCTCACCAGCCACCGACAACCAGAGCAATGGGGATGCCAAAGATACT AAGAGGGAACAAGAGCTACTCAAGAAAATTGAAGAATTGGAGAAGATCAAAAATCAAAGGTCAGAAGATGGGCTTCGATTGGAATTGAAA GTCCGTGAAGAAGAGATCGACCTGCTGAAGGCTCGTGTGAAGAATCTGGAGACGGAGCTTCAAGCGGCGCTGTCGAAACCCACCGGCAAGAACCAGGAGATTATCGACAGCATCAAACAACAACACGAGGAG TTGCTGAGCAAAGCCCGCGGCATGATCTTCGACAAGACGAAGATGGTGAAGAACCAGGAGTTGCAGATAGAGGCGCTGACGACGCAGGTGCAGTCGCTGAAGGATATCAACCAGATCACCAAGGACCTGCTCGAGATACGCAACGGAGAGGTGAAGGCTatggag GAGCGCTTCCAAGCAATGGACGCGCGATTCAAGGCTGAGAAAGAGCGTCACAGTTTGGTGCTGCAGCGTGCTCAGACCAGCACCAACATCAACGATGACCTGCGCAAGGAGTACGAGACACAACTCGCTATATTCAAG GAACTCCGAGAGCGATATGAACAGAAGGTCGCTGCGCTGGTTGCAGAAAACAACAGACTCAAGGCTTCCCTGCAGGCCCCCTCCACCTCGtaa
- the LOC126370319 gene encoding trafficking protein particle complex subunit 1 produces MTIHNMYIFDRYGTLLYYGEWNRTKQSGMSLEEEGKLMYGMLFSIKSFVTKISPLDPKDGFMHYKTSKYTLHCLETPSGLKFVLNTDNQAQGVRDLLKKIYAEIYVKYAIRNPLCGIGEQINSELFKTKLDAFIKQTPNYAVRAS; encoded by the exons ATGACGATCCACAACATGTATATTTTTGATCGATACGGGACCTTGCTTTATTACGGCGAGTGGAATCGAACCAAACAATCAGGAATGTCTCTTGAAGAG GAAGGAAAACTTATGTATGGAatgttattttcaattaaatcaTTTGTTACGAAGATATCTCCATTGGACCCAAAAGATGGCTTCATGCACTACAAGACATCCAAGTACACCCTACACTGTCTTGAGACACCTTCCGGCTTGAAATTTGTTCTAAATACTGACAACCAGGCCCAGGGTGTGAgggatttgttgaaaaaaatatatgctgAGATTTATGTTAAATATGCCATTAGAAATCCACTATGTGGTATTGGCGAGCAGATAAATAGTGAATTATTTAAAACCAAACTTGATGCTTTCATAAAACAGACCCCTAACTATGCAGTCAGGGCATCTTGA
- the LOC126370276 gene encoding periplakin isoform X1, which translates to MSEPSQVQQTGGGEGVQLCNTSSNCSSDTKSTDTKVEEAKKDSGSMTEVAAAATDAATVAPPAEPAASPATDNQSNGDAKDTCDWQKREQELLKKIEELEKIKNQRSEDGLRLELKVREEEIDLLKARVKNLETELQAALSKPTGKNQEIIDSIKQQHEELLSKARGMIFDKTKMVKNQELQIEALTTQVQSLKDINQITKDLLEIRNGEVKAMEERFQAMDARFKAEKERHSLVLQRAQTSTNINDDLRKEYETQLAIFKELRERYEQKVAALVAENNRLKASLQAPSTS; encoded by the exons ATG TCTGAGCCTTCTCAAGTGCAGCAAACGGGCGGCGGGGAGGGCGTGCAGCTATGCAACACTTCTTCAAACTGTAGTAGCGATACTAAGTCC ACAGACACAAAAGTAGAAGAGGCGAAGAAGGACTCGGGGTCCATGACAGAAGTGGCTGCGGCAGCCACAGACGCAGCCACTGTCGCGCCTCCAGCAGAGCCGGCAGCCTCACCAGCCACCGACAACCAGAGCAATGGGGATGCCAAAGATACT TGTGATTGGCAGAAGAGGGAACAAGAGCTACTCAAGAAAATTGAAGAATTGGAGAAGATCAAAAATCAAAGGTCAGAAGATGGGCTTCGATTGGAATTGAAA GTCCGTGAAGAAGAGATCGACCTGCTGAAGGCTCGTGTGAAGAATCTGGAGACGGAGCTTCAAGCGGCGCTGTCGAAACCCACCGGCAAGAACCAGGAGATTATCGACAGCATCAAACAACAACACGAGGAG TTGCTGAGCAAAGCCCGCGGCATGATCTTCGACAAGACGAAGATGGTGAAGAACCAGGAGTTGCAGATAGAGGCGCTGACGACGCAGGTGCAGTCGCTGAAGGATATCAACCAGATCACCAAGGACCTGCTCGAGATACGCAACGGAGAGGTGAAGGCTatggag GAGCGCTTCCAAGCAATGGACGCGCGATTCAAGGCTGAGAAAGAGCGTCACAGTTTGGTGCTGCAGCGTGCTCAGACCAGCACCAACATCAACGATGACCTGCGCAAGGAGTACGAGACACAACTCGCTATATTCAAG GAACTCCGAGAGCGATATGAACAGAAGGTCGCTGCGCTGGTTGCAGAAAACAACAGACTCAAGGCTTCCCTGCAGGCCCCCTCCACCTCGtaa
- the LOC126370316 gene encoding mitochondrial import inner membrane translocase subunit Tim17-B, with the protein MDEYSREPCPWRILDDSGGAFIMGAIGGGIFHSIKGFRNAPIGFSRKMIGSLAAVKERSPIVGGNFAVWGGMFSTIDCSLVYLRQKEDPWNSIMSGALTGGILAARNGVPAMAGSALVGGILLALIEGIGIMFTRLSAEQFKPQQPIFEDPSVLGQSQGQPQQFS; encoded by the exons ATGGATGAATATTCACGAGAACCTTGCCCTTGGCGTATTCTGGATGATTCTGGCGGCGCATTCATTATGGGCGCCATTGGTGGCGGCATATTTCACTCCATAAAGGGTTTCAGAAATGCTCCAATCGGATTTAGTAGAAAAATG ATTGGCAGTTTAGCAGCAGTCAAAGAGCGATCACCGATTGTGGGGGGCAACTTTGCCGTGTGGGGTGGCATGTTTTCAACCATTGACTGCTCTCTGGTATACTTACGGCAAAAAGAAGATCCTTGGAACTCCATCATGAGTGGGGCTCTCACTGGTGGCATTCTCGCTGCTAGAAATG GTGTACCTGCAATGGCCGGTAGTGCACTGGTGGGGGGCATCCTGCTCGCTCTGATAGAAGGCATCGGCATCATGTTCACAAGGTTATCAGCTGAGCAGTTCAAACCACAGCAGCCTATATTTGAGGACCCTTCGGTCCTCGGTCAAAGCCAGGGACAGCCTCAACAGTTCTCCTAG